Proteins found in one Dehalococcoidales bacterium genomic segment:
- a CDS encoding ATP-binding protein encodes MAIHESSVNFENLIKDLADMYPYDVGIVVLVELLANALDSKANSIEVEYNSKEKSLTVIDNGTGMTKESFAQYHDFAAGLKTRGSGIGFAGVGAKISFNIANQVITETRSKSFSGGSNWYFNTEKKLIWEDIPSPNNLKYGTKVKVIFREEVNIPFNNHTDIVTLIQQHYLPLIDLNFLPLYEKLDFYKKELRFIVNKKEISEFNFKTEFDLSDIHEFYPTSKGGKIGYGILGISSKEYPMGENQCGVLLCTHGKVIKSDLFNQFPGDLGPKIVGVVEIPDLINFLTSSKTDFMRRGKHKEFETLYNPIRQEFKSWLKKLGIKSSEIPPDDEAIKLEKEIKKLIDEIPELSEFFGMPLQKEVLQEQKDGQVDAGLQSGVEQTFPSGTGKINTKNPILGPGDASGEALVENAGAKDKKAGPISRTSKRGPRISFYESPEREELSWVDGYNIVINSGNPAYKRASTNSQVKRTHCMYAIANAMQKFLFVGDTNDLSFVDKLISVWGRK; translated from the coding sequence ATGGCGATTCATGAAAGTTCCGTGAACTTTGAAAATCTAATTAAAGATTTAGCGGATATGTATCCATATGATGTCGGAATAGTAGTTCTTGTTGAATTATTAGCAAACGCACTGGATTCCAAAGCTAATTCAATCGAGGTAGAGTATAATTCCAAAGAAAAATCCCTAACCGTCATCGATAACGGAACAGGAATGACAAAAGAGAGTTTTGCACAGTATCATGACTTTGCAGCTGGTCTAAAAACAAGAGGTTCAGGAATTGGTTTTGCTGGAGTTGGCGCAAAAATTAGTTTTAATATCGCTAATCAGGTAATAACGGAAACTCGAAGCAAATCTTTCTCGGGGGGGTCAAATTGGTATTTTAATACAGAAAAAAAATTAATTTGGGAAGATATCCCCTCTCCCAACAATCTTAAATATGGAACCAAAGTAAAAGTTATCTTCAGAGAAGAGGTTAACATCCCCTTTAACAACCATACTGACATCGTCACTTTAATACAACAACACTATTTACCACTAATTGATTTGAATTTTTTGCCTTTATATGAAAAGCTGGATTTTTATAAAAAGGAACTTCGCTTTATTGTAAATAAAAAAGAAATATCAGAGTTCAATTTTAAAACGGAATTTGACCTAAGCGATATTCATGAGTTTTATCCTACAAGCAAAGGAGGGAAAATCGGATACGGCATTTTGGGGATATCCTCTAAAGAATACCCAATGGGGGAAAATCAATGTGGGGTGTTACTCTGTACTCATGGTAAAGTTATAAAATCGGATCTATTCAATCAATTTCCGGGAGACTTAGGTCCCAAAATAGTTGGTGTTGTTGAAATCCCTGATCTAATTAATTTCCTTACAAGTTCCAAAACTGATTTTATGAGAAGAGGTAAACACAAAGAATTTGAGACGCTTTACAATCCCATTAGACAAGAATTTAAAAGTTGGTTAAAAAAACTAGGCATTAAATCATCGGAAATTCCTCCTGACGACGAAGCGATTAAATTGGAAAAAGAGATTAAAAAATTAATTGATGAAATACCAGAATTAAGTGAGTTTTTTGGCATGCCCCTACAAAAAGAAGTTTTGCAAGAACAAAAGGACGGCCAAGTTGATGCGGGACTCCAAAGCGGTGTGGAACAAACTTTCCCCTCAGGAACAGGGAAAATTAACACTAAGAACCCAATATTAGGACCAGGAGATGCTTCGGGAGAGGCATTAGTAGAAAACGCGGGGGCAAAAGACAAAAAAGCGGGGCCCATTAGCAGAACAAGTAAAAGAGGACCTAGAATATCATTTTATGAATCCCCAGAAAGAGAAGAGCTGTCTTGGGTTGATGGATATAATATCGTTATTAATTCAGGGAACCCTGCTTACAAAAGAGCATCCACAAATTCACAAGTAAAAAGGACACATTGTATGTACGCAATAGCTAACGCTATGCAAAAGTTTCTTTTTGTCGGCGACACAAATGATTTATCTTTTGTGGACAAATTAATATCAGTCTGGGGAAGAAAATAA
- a CDS encoding sigma factor-like helix-turn-helix DNA-binding protein, with product MNNDQQNYIIRTLAELPHAFQAEDITVHFYEDDIEEILVKIENSNLFIWHTTDFPSVFISKDTLFKRFIRINFRLASLRLHSLSSEQLLFEINNLRLQSQWTTIPTEFIEFGNAYGLINLRTYSNDNYTFPLAYILSFIDKNRLESVQIDILNRYYLKNYSPFTEDIIFNTLKDMIDGLTCTQRAVISYREGLFGEKKLTLEEIGLLYNRTRERIRQIQVKAWKKISLVPNKKLLLSLLLIYILNKKCSLILDSKIKNEIMFLFKLLDIPINKFPKTNIKMIGKFTSNDSSLEAWKHIFCQNNCLEDIIFREDCPLIEGDRQTIIKESVTNIIKKLNLWQKIFLTLKQLGEPSHFSKISNKLLDLFPDACYSEKNIHATLGREGKGIVWVGIKGTYALEEWGYERPKETLMKTIANIVKKQYSITNKPVKFIVIEAEIGKYRKLITKESLTMATFFNPEVEHVGNWEFTPKTNTIEEDHGDNFTRNEIDKILQEFENENVNKNK from the coding sequence ATGAATAATGACCAACAAAATTACATTATAAGGACACTTGCAGAATTACCTCATGCATTCCAAGCCGAAGATATAACTGTACACTTTTATGAAGATGATATTGAGGAAATTTTGGTAAAAATTGAAAACAGTAACTTATTCATTTGGCATACAACCGATTTCCCATCAGTCTTCATATCAAAGGATACTCTTTTTAAAAGGTTTATTCGAATCAACTTTCGATTAGCATCACTCAGATTACACTCTTTATCCTCCGAGCAATTGCTATTCGAAATTAACAATCTTCGATTACAGAGCCAATGGACTACAATACCCACTGAATTTATTGAATTTGGTAATGCCTACGGCTTAATCAACCTGCGAACCTACTCGAATGATAACTACACGTTTCCATTAGCATACATCTTGTCGTTTATAGATAAAAATCGACTAGAATCTGTACAGATAGACATATTAAATAGGTATTATTTAAAAAATTATTCACCCTTTACAGAAGATATAATATTTAATACTTTAAAAGACATGATAGATGGGCTAACTTGCACTCAAAGGGCGGTCATTTCTTATAGAGAAGGTTTATTTGGAGAAAAAAAATTAACCCTTGAAGAAATAGGGCTCCTATATAACAGAACAAGAGAACGAATAAGACAAATACAAGTAAAAGCATGGAAGAAAATCAGCCTTGTACCAAATAAAAAATTGTTATTGTCCCTCCTACTTATTTATATTCTGAACAAAAAGTGTAGTTTGATATTAGATTCAAAAATAAAAAATGAAATAATGTTTTTATTTAAGCTCCTTGATATACCGATTAATAAATTCCCTAAAACCAATATCAAAATGATTGGAAAATTTACATCGAATGATTCTTCCCTTGAAGCATGGAAACACATTTTTTGCCAAAACAATTGCCTGGAGGATATTATTTTTAGAGAAGACTGCCCCTTAATTGAAGGTGATCGTCAAACAATTATAAAGGAAAGCGTAACTAATATAATAAAAAAATTAAATCTATGGCAAAAAATATTTTTAACATTAAAACAATTGGGCGAGCCTTCACATTTTTCAAAAATAAGCAATAAGTTACTAGATTTATTCCCCGATGCATGCTATTCCGAAAAAAATATCCATGCTACCCTAGGACGTGAAGGAAAAGGTATAGTTTGGGTTGGGATAAAGGGGACTTATGCTCTTGAAGAATGGGGGTACGAGCGCCCAAAGGAAACCTTGATGAAAACAATCGCAAATATAGTGAAAAAACAATATTCAATTACTAACAAACCCGTAAAGTTCATAGTTATTGAAGCCGAGATTGGAAAATATAGGAAGCTAATAACCAAAGAAAGCTTAACAATGGCAACATTTTTTAATCCTGAAGTAGAACACGTTGGTAATTGGGAATTTACTCCTAAAACCAATACGATTGAAGAAGACCACGGTGATAATTTTACCAGAAATGAAATAGACAAAATTCTTCAAGAATTTGAAAACGAAAATGTTAACAAAAATAAATGA